tttcaaatattcCGTTGCAACATCTTTCCAATCATCTTTTCTCTTGCGATTAGCCTTTTCAGCTTTTCGACCTATTTGCCTCTCAAAATCCATAGTGTCATCAAACCCCCCCTCCTTGATCTATTGAATCTAGAGTTTGAgacatttcttttcttgaatCTTCCCTAGGCATAGTAGATGCCCACTTGGGAAAATCCTTCAACAATAGCCAACAATGTTCATATTGAAAAAAGTAACCGTAAATTTCTTTAAACAATTCCCTTGCTTTcccaatctaaaaaaaataaataaatataacataattaGTTTCTTCAAACAATTCATTTGTGTTGtaaatctaaaaaacattaaagacCGTTGCAAAATTTATACCTTCATTTCAGCAGTGTTTCCACTTTCATTCTTTGCTTCAATTTTAGCTAAGGACCCACAAAATTTAACAGTTTCCCTATTAATCGTTCCCCATCGACTTGTTAGGGATGTTTGACTACGTGTAGAATCAGTCTTGTAGTCCTTGAAGTATTTTGCAACTTTATCATAAAATGTTGTTCTATGTTGCTCATTACCATATACAAGATCAACATTGGTATTGAGTCATGCTGCTACAAGCAGCTTGTCTTTCTCAGGACTAAATTTGGTACCACGTGTTGGTTTTTTCTTAGAAGTGGCAACTTCATCATTTAGTGGAGAATCTTCAACTAACGCGGGACTATTTTCAGATACACTGAAAATTTCgtcttcaaaattaatattcCCCCGTAAGACATCAGTGAACGATGAATAATGTCTTGAGTCCATGCTCTAAATAAATatgtagataaaaataatttaggtAGTCCAAAGAGAgcccaccaaaaataaaaaaatcaaatgcataTCTAAATGCACAAAAAGGGGGCATGGACTGATAGGTTCACctttgacacacacacacacacacacacacaaagcaTGGACTATTAGAATTTCGTAGTGTCTCATAGATTATTCATAGTGTATCATAGCCTAAATGCTAGAATTCGAATTTAGAATCCGTAGTGTCTCATAGTTTGCATCCAAGTAATCATTCGGCAATGccaaagaattgaaaaaaaaaaaaaacatcacacAGCACACAGCACATATGaactaggaatggcaacgggtcgggttcgggccgggtttttgcatacccggacccgacccgcgggccAAGACCCGGAACCCGGACCCAGCCCGAttattaatcgggtttttttctGGGGCCCATACCCGCCCCGCCGGGCCCCGCGGGCCCcgtttatcttcttgggcccaaatctagcctaacaaaaaattttttttttttgaagcccattaaattttttccctaaattcaagcctattcaagccatttaacatggcccaaatgccaaaatttggcatttaggccacattatagggcaaccaaatcaaaccaaattataagttaatcataaatcaacaaatcacaactaagattttaaatcaacaaatcacttaaaaagctacaaaataaatcccacaagtctaggaaattacaaaatgtcttatcctccaactaacaaatgaaaaagactaagaaattcttacaaaatgtcttatcctccataaCCGAGTTTTTATCCGGGTCGGGTttcggattttttttataaaacccggacccgacccgaacccgcttcgggtttttttaaaaaacccatacccgaccctattctttatcgggccgggtaaaatccggcccattagggtcgggccgggccgggtatccgcgggccggatctaaattgccatccctaatatGAACTAATCGATGAGAATCATAGAGAAGAAGTAGACACTGAAATACCGAGAGAATCACAGAGAAGACGGAGAACTTACCTGTACTCAGTAGACGTAGAACGAATCAATGAAACCTTCAGAGAAATGGTAAAATCGGCGATATCGAGATTAAACAGCAAATCGACGACTCCGAAATACAAACCCAATAAGCTGAGATGCTAGACGAAACTCTATACAAACCCAATACAAACCCGACTTGGCGTATGAGATAGAACAGAGAGGAGAGTGCGAACAAAAGGTGAAAAAAACCGATGAAGGAGATTTATATATCAGATGGAGTTTGTGAGATGGTAGAGAGGAAATCGGTGGTGGCTCATGAGATGGTAGAGAGGAAATCAGTGGTAGAGCAAAAGGGAAGAGGGGAGAAGAaaagagtgtgagagagtgGAGATGGAGGCGGTGAATGAGTAGTTGAAGGAGAAGATGAAAGAGATATTTTATAtgggatgagagagaaagaggaataaaaataataataaaaagatttgCTAAATTTCTCCGTACTGTGCCAAACTtatgatggtactgtagcatattgtaaaattttggcACATTTAGAACACCTCATGAGGCTTGAATAGTGGTGTTtagtgtgtcaaatgccaaatatttggcatttgacataCCTGATCGTAGTGCTCTTAGTCCCTAAATATAAATTCATGAGCAATTTTAGTCTTTAAAATGTTATATCAaagtttgtttgaaaaaaaaaaactttattaatttcttttagagATTCAAACCactaaaataaatgattaaaaataataaagaagaaaaacttttaataaaattttaaaaaaaaattattattatatttcaaaattgaaaaaaagcacaaatatttttaatttattttcgttatgtatttttatgatatttatCTCATCATATGTAATGCACATAACTAACTTAAAGATTAAGTATAAGAATAATCTTGTGTTAATAAGCTATTGGATACCCTTCCTTTTGCAGGTTggttttcaagggtgagttTTACCCATGGGTTTAACACTTGCTATCAGTGCCAACCACTATGTTGAGTAATTGGACATAGCTCATTGAGTATAGGATTAAATGAGTTGCGGTTTTGTGGTCGGATTTTGAATGGGGCAACCGAGAggctaaattaaaataattgatagGTGAATGGAGCTAACCAAAAGAGCCTCTAACAAATGTAACCAACCAAAAGTAGCCCACTTATCAAATTTCTCATGGGCTATACTTGAGGTTATCCTTGCTATTAAAAAGAAGTGGGAActtgatatataaaaaatatatatatatatatatatatatatataatataatataagataACTAGTGAACATGATACATATAAATGCATAAACTTATTCTAAATCAGTACATGGCACGTTTgcaaaatataatataagataACTAGTGAACATGATCAAGCAGTCACATTTTTGATCTAACGAGAGGTTCTTGTTCAAATTCATTGAAGTATCTCAAAGTCAAAGGCCTAAGCATATGACCAGCTTCACGTTCGATCAATTCCAATTCCTTTTTCAAGATGTTCATGTACACGACCCAATCACCATTTCCAGAAGGGCTTTGCGCTAGCAACACATACCCAGCATCTCCACCCCATGGGAAATAGGCTGACACACATGTTGGTCTTCCCCATCCAAACTGCACCTTTGCTAATGGAAGCCTCAAAAGAGATGAAACCACAAGAGCTGGACCTTCTCTGCTCCCATAGGCATATATCTTTGGCAAACTGGGAACTGAACGATGAGCCGCCGCccaatcaaacaaacccaagaAATGCTCAGACGTCTTTGCACTTTCCCCAATTCCATGAACTTCATTTGCTACCCAACTCAATGGTTTGTCAATAAGATCATCTACGGTCTTGCTTCCATAGGGAAGGGACCACAAGTTTCCAAAGTAAGAAGCCAATATCTTTGTGTTCTCTTCGTCTCCACGGCCAATTCTTGTCCTTCCATCGACAAGAAGGCCCAGTTtggatatatttttgttagccGTACCATGTTTGGCAATAATTTTCCATAAGAGTGCACTGAAACACTCAACTTTAGTCCTTTTGCATTCATTGGTGCTGGCTAGTGATTGGAGTTGGTTGATAATGTTGGCTTTGACAATGTACCCGCGGCTAACAAAGTTATTGCGGCCCAGGTTTGGCTCTTTGATTGGGTGGAACGAAGCGATGGGGATGTACAAGTTTTCAAGTGAAGAATCAAAGGAACCGGGGATTCGAGGATTGAGCAATGATCAGCGGAATGTTGGTAGTGAAGAGAAAGGTTTAGATTGAGAAATCTCAGCCCATGAGGTAAGAAACATGCTGGCCGAGTATCCGTCCATTATTTGATGGCCAAAAGTGCATGCCACCATAAGTCCACC
The sequence above is drawn from the Castanea sativa cultivar Marrone di Chiusa Pesio chromosome 5, ASM4071231v1 genome and encodes:
- the LOC142635852 gene encoding coniferyl alcohol acyltransferase-like is translated as MNAKGLKTRIGRGDEENTKILASYFGNLWSLPYGSKTVDDLIDKPLSWVANEVHGIGESAKTSEHFLGLFDWAAAHRSVPSLPKIYAYGSREGPALVVSSLLRLPLAKVQFGWGRPTCVSAYFPWGGDAGYVLLAQSPSGNGDWVVYMNILKKELELIEREAGHMLRPLTLRYFNEFEQEPLVRSKM